One Oncorhynchus masou masou isolate Uvic2021 chromosome 2, UVic_Omas_1.1, whole genome shotgun sequence genomic region harbors:
- the LOC135556860 gene encoding tetraspanin-3-like isoform X2, with product MGQCGITSSKTVLVFLNLIFWAAAGILCYIGAYVFITYDDYDHFFEDVYTLIPASIIIAVGTLLFIIGLIGCCATIRESSCGLTAVEDQVNHSIQKVYDEYNGTNTDAPSRAIDYVQRQLHCCGIHNYSDWRNTRWFKESKNNSVPVSCCKPNISNCTGTMSRPGDLYPEGCEALVVKKLKEIMMYVIWAALTFAAIQMLGMLCACVVLCRRGHDPAYELLVTGATFA from the exons ATGGGCCAGTGTGGGATTACTTCATCAAAGACCGTCCTGGTGTTTCTGAATCTAATATTCTGG gCTGCAGCTGGAATTCTGTGTTACATTGGAGCCTATGTGTTCATCACATATGATGACTATGACCACTTCTTTGAGGATGTGTATACCTTGATCCCAGCGTCCATTATAATAGCAGTCGGGACTCTGCTGTTTATCATTGGGCTGATTGGATGCTGTGCCACAATACGGGAAAGCTCCTGCGGACTAACTGCT GTGGAAGATCAGGTGAACCACTCCATTCAGAAGGTGTATGATGAATACAATGGCACCAACACAGATGCCCCCAGCCGAGCCATCGACTATGTGCAGAGACAG CTCCACTGCTGTGGCATTCACAACTACTCTGACTGGAGGAATACTCGCTGGTTCAAGGAGTCCAAAAACAACAGTGTTCCAGTCAGCTGCTGTAAACCCAACATCAGCAACTGTACTGGAACCATGAGCCGGCCTGGCGACCTCTACCCAGAG GGCTGTGAAGCTCTTGTTGTgaaaaagctgaaagaaatcatgaTGTATGTCATTTGGGCTGCTCTGACCTTCGCTGCAATACAG ATGCTGGGGATGCTGTGTGCCTGTGTGGTGCTGTGCAGGAGGGGGCACGACCCGGCCTATGAGCTACTGGTCACCGGAGCAACCTTCGCATGA
- the LOC135556860 gene encoding tetraspanin-3-like isoform X1: MGQCGITSSKTVLVFLNLIFWAAAGILCYIGAYVFITYDDYDHFFEDVYTLIPASIIIAVGTLLFIIGLIGCCATIRESSCGLTAFAVILLLVFVTEVVVVVIGYIYRARVEDQVNHSIQKVYDEYNGTNTDAPSRAIDYVQRQLHCCGIHNYSDWRNTRWFKESKNNSVPVSCCKPNISNCTGTMSRPGDLYPEGCEALVVKKLKEIMMYVIWAALTFAAIQMLGMLCACVVLCRRGHDPAYELLVTGATFA; this comes from the exons ATGGGCCAGTGTGGGATTACTTCATCAAAGACCGTCCTGGTGTTTCTGAATCTAATATTCTGG gCTGCAGCTGGAATTCTGTGTTACATTGGAGCCTATGTGTTCATCACATATGATGACTATGACCACTTCTTTGAGGATGTGTATACCTTGATCCCAGCGTCCATTATAATAGCAGTCGGGACTCTGCTGTTTATCATTGGGCTGATTGGATGCTGTGCCACAATACGGGAAAGCTCCTGCGGACTAACTGCT TTTGCTGTCATTCTCCTGCTGGTGTTTGTCACAGAAGTTGTTGTGGTTGTTATTGGCTATATCTACAGAGCTAGG GTGGAAGATCAGGTGAACCACTCCATTCAGAAGGTGTATGATGAATACAATGGCACCAACACAGATGCCCCCAGCCGAGCCATCGACTATGTGCAGAGACAG CTCCACTGCTGTGGCATTCACAACTACTCTGACTGGAGGAATACTCGCTGGTTCAAGGAGTCCAAAAACAACAGTGTTCCAGTCAGCTGCTGTAAACCCAACATCAGCAACTGTACTGGAACCATGAGCCGGCCTGGCGACCTCTACCCAGAG GGCTGTGAAGCTCTTGTTGTgaaaaagctgaaagaaatcatgaTGTATGTCATTTGGGCTGCTCTGACCTTCGCTGCAATACAG ATGCTGGGGATGCTGTGTGCCTGTGTGGTGCTGTGCAGGAGGGGGCACGACCCGGCCTATGAGCTACTGGTCACCGGAGCAACCTTCGCATGA